The Deinococcus planocerae region CCCATCGCCCTGAAGCTGATGGTGGCCGAGACGATCCAGAGCCGCCTCCTTCAGGACGCCGCGCCCCCCACGGAGTTCGGGTACAGGTGATCTCCAGCCCGTACACCGCGCGCCGGGCCCTGCTCGTCGGGCTGCTCCTGGCCGGGCTGACCGGGCTCGCCTGTGTCCTCGCCCTGGGGCTCGGCGCGGTGAGGACGCCCGCCGCCGACGTGCTGCGGGTGCTGGCGGGTGGGGGAGACAGCCTGACCCGGCAACTGGTCCTCGACCTGCGGGTGCCGCGGGTCCTCGTCTCGCTGCTGTGTGGGGCGATGTTCGCGGCGTCGGGGGCGATCATGCAGGGCGTGATCCGCAACCCGCTCGCCTCGCCGGACCTGATCGGGGTGGGGGCGGGGGCGGGGCTGGCGGTCACCGTGTTCCTGCTCGCGTGGCCGGGGGCTCCGGTGGGGGGGCTGCCCTGGGCGGCGCTCGCGGGCGCGTGGGGGGGCTTCGGGCTGGTGCTCCTCCTCGCGCGGGAGTGGCGGGGGGTGAGCCTGAACAGCCTCCACCCCGTGCGGCTCGCCCTCGTCGGCGTGGCGGTGGCGGCGGCGCTGGGGGTGTGGCAGCAACTCGTCCTCGTGCGGGCCCCGGACGGGCTGGGTACGGCCCTCACGTTCCTGGCGGGCACGGTGTACGGGGCGGACGCGGACCGGGTGGCGCGGGTGCTGCCCTGGGCCCTGGTGCTGCTGCCCGCCGCCCTGCTGCTCTCCCGCACGCTCGACGTGCTGGGCCTCGGGGAAGACCTCGCCACCTCTCTCGGCACGCGGGTCGGCGCCGCGCGGCTGCTGTCTCTGGGCGTCGGCGTCGCGCTCGCCGGGGCCGCCGTCACGGGGGCGGGCATCCTGGGCTTCGTGGGCCTGCTCGCTCCCCACCTCGCGCGGCTGCTCGTGGGGGGGCGGCACGCGCGGCTCGTGCCTGTCTCCATGCTCCTCGGCGCCCTGCTCGTCCTGGCCGCCGATACCCTGGGGCGGACCCTGCTGCCGCCGGTCGAGGTTCCGGCGGGCGTCTTCACGACGCTCGTGGGGGCGCCATACTTCCTCTACCTGCTGAGGCGCAGCGCATGACCCAGACCCCCACCGTCCAGACTCCAGTTCCGCTTTCCACCCAGAATCTCAAGCTCGCCTACGGTCAGAGCGTGATCGTCCCCGACCTCGACCTGCGCGTGGCGGGCGGGAAGATCACGAGCATCATCGGGCCGAACGGCTGCGGCAAGAGCACCCTGCTGCGCGCCCTGGCCCGGCTGCTGCCCGCCGGGAGCGGCTCGATCAGCCTCTACGGTCAGGCCCTCCACGCCCTGCCCTCCCGCGAGGTGGCGCGGCGGCTGGCGATCCTGCCCCAGGGGCCGACCGCTCCCGAGGGCCTGAGCGTCGAGGACCTCGTGTGGTTCGGGCGCCACCCCCACCAGGGCCGCTTTCCCGTGCGGCGGGAGGAGGACCGCGAGGCGGTGGCGTGGGCCCTCGCCCAGACGGGCATGACCGTCTTCGCAGGGCGGCCCCTGGAGGCCCTCTCGGGCGGGCAGCGGCAGCGCGCGTGGATCGCCATGAGCCTCGCCCAGCAGACCGACATCCTGCTGCTCGACGAGCCGACGACCTACCTCGACCTCTCGCACCAGCTCGAAGTCCTGCACCTCGCCGGGCGCCTCAACCGCGACCAGGGCAAGACGGTCGTGATGGTCCTGCACGACCTCAACCAGGCGGTGCGCTACAGCGACGAGATCGTCGCCATGAAGGGGGGGCGGGTGTACGCCCAGGGCCGCCCGGGGGACCTGATGACGGCGGAGTTGCTGCGCGACGTATTCGGCCTCAAGGCCCACATCCTCGCCGACCCGGACACCGGCAGGCCACACGTGATCCCCTACGCGCTGACGCGGTAGGGAAGGGGCCCGCTCACCCTGCCCCGCCGGGTTGAAGCCCCGGGCGCTCAGGGCCTCCTGTCCGGCGCCCCCTCCACGTGCCCCGCGTCCTGCTCCTCGCGGCTGCGAACGTCCACGACCAGCGCCCGCCCCCCAGCGGTCAACGGCTGGACGTGGGGTCCGGCAGCCTTTCGCCCGCCTCCTCCCTGCCCAGCCCGCTCAGGCGCACGTACTCGCGCAGGACGTCGGTCACGGTGACGACGCCCACGACCTCGTGGCGGTCGTTGACCACGGGCAGGCCGCCGACCCGGTGCCGGAGCATGGTGTACGCCGCGTCGTGCAGGGGGGCGTCCTCGTCGGCGGTGAGGACCGAAGTCTTCATGACCTCGCGCAGGGTGAGCCGCGAGAGCGCCGACGTGATCTCCCAGATGCTCAGGGTGGTGGACGCCGACGGCATCGCCTCCTTGAGGTCGCGCTCGGTCACGATGCCGACGAGTCTCCCGCCCTCGACGACGGGCAGGCGGCGAATGCCCCGCGCCCCCAGCATCCGCACCGCCTCGGGCACGGTGGTGTCGGGGGGAGCGGTGACGGGCGGGTGACTCATCAGGTCCTTGACGGGGGTGGGCATGGCTTCCTCCTGGGCGTGGGCGGGGTCGGGGAGAGGGCGCCGGGTCACGAGCGGGCCTGGGACTGCCGGGTGGGGCGACCCTTCGCCACCTCGCCGGGACCGCGCACGAGGAGCACGGGTACGTGGACCCTTTTGAGCACCGCCTCGGCCACGCTGCCCAGCAACAGGTGCGCGAGCCCGCCGCGCCCGTGGGTGCTCATCACCACGAGGTCGGCGCCGCTCCTCCCCACCTCGTCCGCGATCACCTCCGCAACGGGCCGCCCGTCCGTCTCGCGGCACACCACCCGCGCCTCCGGGAAGTCGATGTCCCGGCGGGCCTCGTCGAGGAGCCGGGCGCCCTCCTCGATCAATCTCTCACGCTCCTCCGGATAGTCGTACACGTAGGCCGCCCCCTCGGCGAAAACCCCGAGCTGGGGCGGCGGCACCACGTACAGCAGGCTCAGCGTGGCCCCGTACTGGCGGGCGAGGTCGGCGGCGTGGGGCAGGGCGAGCCCACCGAGCGGGCTGCCGTCGGTCGTCACGAGGATGTGCTTGAACATACGTCCCTCCTGGGGGCGCGGCCCTGGGTGGGCTCCGGCGTGGGGGTGCGGGCGGGGGTCGGGCCGGGGGTGCGGCGGCATGGCGGGGCTCCTTTCGGCGGGTTCAGGCGTGGGCGGGGGCCGGGCGGCCCCGTCTCCGGCGGCGGGCGAGCCACTTCTCGATCTCCACCGCGACCAGGAGCGTGAAGCCCAGCCCGGCGGCGATCAGGAGGTCGGCGGCGGAGAGCGGCACGAGCCGCAGGAAGGTCGCCTGGAGCAGCGGCACGTACAGCACCGCGAGTTGCAGCCCCACGACGAGCAGGGTGAGGCCCACCAGCAGGCGGTTGGAAAAGAGCCCGATCCTCCAGACCGGCTCGGTGTTCGAGCGGATGGCGAGGGCCTGGAAGACCTGGAGGAAGGCCAGCGTGGTAAAGATCATCGTCTGCCACTGCGGCAGGTCCTGGCGGTAGTACCAGAAACCCACCCCCAGCGCCACCACCGTGATGTAGGCGCCCACCCACACCACGTGCCAGCCCATCCCGCCGCTGAAGATGCCCTCCTTCGGCGACTGGGGAGGACGGCCCATGACATTGCTCTCGGGCTTTTCCACGCCCATCGCCAGACCGAGCAGGCCGTCGGTCATCAGGTTGAGCCACAGCAGTTGCAGCGGCAGCAGGGCGACCGCCGAGCCCAGCGGAAGACCGGTCAAAGCGAAGGGCAGCGGCCACAGCAGCATCACGCCGACCTTGCCGACGTTGCCGGTGATGGCGAACTTCACGAAGCGGCGCAGGTTGTCGTAGATCGTGCGCCCCTCCTCGACCGACGCGACGATGGTGGCGAAGTTGTCGTCGCGCAGCACCATGTCCGCGGCCTCCTTGGACACGTCCGTCCCGGTGATCCCCATCGCCACGCCGATGTCGGCCTTTTTCAGGGCGGGCGCGTCGTTCACCCCGTCCCCGGTCATGGCGACGACCTGCCCGCGCGTCTGGAGCGCCTCCACGATCCGCAGCTTGTGCTCCGGGGACACCCGCGCGAAGACGTTCACGTCCGATGCGGCCCGCCCCAGGTCGGCGTCCGTCATGCGGGCGAGGTCCACCCCCGTGATCACCCGCTCGTCCGTGGAAATGCCGAGGTCGCGCGCGATGAAGCTCGCCGTGAGGGGATGATCCCCCGTGATCATGATGGGCCGGATGCCCGCCGCCCGGCAGCGCGCGACGGCCTCGCGGACCTCGGGGCGCGGCGGGTCGATCATGCCCACGAGGCCAAGGAATACGAGCCCCTGCTCCACCCCCTCGTCGGCGAGGGGCGCGTCCAGCAGGCGGAAGGCCACCCCGAGCACCCGCATCCCGTCGCGCGCCAGGGCGTCGTTTGCTCCCTCGATGCGGCGGCGCCACTCAGGGTCGAGGGGCCGCACGTCCGAGCCATCGAACACATGCGCCGACAGGCCGAGCAGCCCGTCCACCGCCCCCTTCGTGAGGGCCACGAAGCCGAGCCCCGGGTTCAGCCCGTCCCGCCCGAGCACCGCGCCGAGGCCGTCCGGCACCGTCCGCGCCCGCGCGTGCACCGTCGTCATCCGCTTGCGCTCGGAGTCGAAGGGCAGCTCCGCCACCCGGGGCAGGGCTGCCGTCAGCTCGCCTTGCGCCAGGCCCGCGTTCGCCGCCGCGACGAGGAGGGCCCCTTCCGTGGGGTCGCCCAGGGTGTCGAGGCGTCCCTCGTCGGAGGTCTTTACCGTTGCGTCGTTGCACAGCGCCGCCGCCGCGAGGGTGAGGCGCATCAGGGGTGAGGTGCCGAGTGAGACCTCGGGCCGGGCGTCCCCGCGCTCCAGGGCGGGCAGCCGGGCGTGCAGCGTCTGACTCAGGTCCACCCGCTCGCCCGCCACGTCGAGGACGGTGACGGTCATGCGGTTTTCCGTCAGGGTGCCCGTCTTGTCCGAGCAGATGGTGGTGACCGAGCCCAGCGTCTCGACGGCGGGCAGCTTGCGGATCAGGGCGCTCCGCCGCAGCATCTTCTGGGCACCCAGCGCGAGCGTGAAGGTCACGACGGCGGGCAGCCCCTCGGGCACGACGGCGACCGCCACGCTGATCGCGGTGAGCACCATGTCCTCGAAGGCCTCCCCGGCGGCCAACCCGACGAAGAGGATCAGGAGGGCGACGACCACCCCCGCCGCCGCGAGGCCCTTGCCCACCCGGTCGAGGCGGGCTTGCAGCGGCGTCATGCCGCCCTTCACGTCCTGAATCAGGGTGGCGATGCGCCCGAGCTGGGTGCGCATCCCCGTCTCGACGACGACCGCCGCCCCGCGCCCGTAGGTGACGGTGGTCCCCATGAAGCCGAGGTTGCGGCGGTCGCCCAGCGGCGCGTCCGCCCGGGTCAGCGCGGCGACCTCCTTCTCGACCGGCTCGGACTCCCCGGTCAGGGCCGCCTCCTGCACGCGCAGGTTGGCACTCTCCAGGAGGCGCACGTCGGCGGGCACGACGTTTCCGGCCTCCAGGGCGATCACGTCCCCGGGCACGAGGTCGCGGGCGCTGATCTCGCGCCACTCGCCGCCTCGCCGGGCGCGCACGACGGGCACGGCGAGGCGCCGCAGGGCGGCGATAGCCCGCTCCGCCCGGTACTCCTGAAGGAAGCCGAGCAGCGCGAAGAGCAGCACGATGGCGAGGATCGCCCCCGCCTCCAGCCACTTCTCCAGGAAGGCGGAGAGCCCCGCCGCCGCGAAGAGGATCAGGACCATCACCGCGGTGAGCTGCTCCCACAGAATCTTCCAGGGGCTCTTCACCCCGCGGTCGACGAGTTCGTTGGGCCCCAGCCGGGCCAGCCGTGCGCCCACCTCCGCCTCGCCCAGGCCGCGCTCGGGGTCGGTCGCCAGGGCGGCGAGGGTGGCCCCGGCCTCCAGGGTGTGCCAGGGGGGCTCGGCGTCGGCGGGAGCGGGGGAGAGGGGCGCCTTCAGGGGCCGGGTGGTCATGGGGGCTCTCCTTGGGGGTCAGGGGGCGGCGCCCGACGGGGACGCGCCCCGGCGCAGCGACACGAGGGCCGCGA contains the following coding sequences:
- a CDS encoding cation-translocating P-type ATPase; the encoded protein is MTTRPLKAPLSPAPADAEPPWHTLEAGATLAALATDPERGLGEAEVGARLARLGPNELVDRGVKSPWKILWEQLTAVMVLILFAAAGLSAFLEKWLEAGAILAIVLLFALLGFLQEYRAERAIAALRRLAVPVVRARRGGEWREISARDLVPGDVIALEAGNVVPADVRLLESANLRVQEAALTGESEPVEKEVAALTRADAPLGDRRNLGFMGTTVTYGRGAAVVVETGMRTQLGRIATLIQDVKGGMTPLQARLDRVGKGLAAAGVVVALLILFVGLAAGEAFEDMVLTAISVAVAVVPEGLPAVVTFTLALGAQKMLRRSALIRKLPAVETLGSVTTICSDKTGTLTENRMTVTVLDVAGERVDLSQTLHARLPALERGDARPEVSLGTSPLMRLTLAAAALCNDATVKTSDEGRLDTLGDPTEGALLVAAANAGLAQGELTAALPRVAELPFDSERKRMTTVHARARTVPDGLGAVLGRDGLNPGLGFVALTKGAVDGLLGLSAHVFDGSDVRPLDPEWRRRIEGANDALARDGMRVLGVAFRLLDAPLADEGVEQGLVFLGLVGMIDPPRPEVREAVARCRAAGIRPIMITGDHPLTASFIARDLGISTDERVITGVDLARMTDADLGRAASDVNVFARVSPEHKLRIVEALQTRGQVVAMTGDGVNDAPALKKADIGVAMGITGTDVSKEAADMVLRDDNFATIVASVEEGRTIYDNLRRFVKFAITGNVGKVGVMLLWPLPFALTGLPLGSAVALLPLQLLWLNLMTDGLLGLAMGVEKPESNVMGRPPQSPKEGIFSGGMGWHVVWVGAYITVVALGVGFWYYRQDLPQWQTMIFTTLAFLQVFQALAIRSNTEPVWRIGLFSNRLLVGLTLLVVGLQLAVLYVPLLQATFLRLVPLSAADLLIAAGLGFTLLVAVEIEKWLARRRRRGRPAPAHA
- a CDS encoding ABC transporter ATP-binding protein; this translates as MTQTPTVQTPVPLSTQNLKLAYGQSVIVPDLDLRVAGGKITSIIGPNGCGKSTLLRALARLLPAGSGSISLYGQALHALPSREVARRLAILPQGPTAPEGLSVEDLVWFGRHPHQGRFPVRREEDREAVAWALAQTGMTVFAGRPLEALSGGQRQRAWIAMSLAQQTDILLLDEPTTYLDLSHQLEVLHLAGRLNRDQGKTVVMVLHDLNQAVRYSDEIVAMKGGRVYAQGRPGDLMTAELLRDVFGLKAHILADPDTGRPHVIPYALTR
- a CDS encoding CBS domain-containing protein; its protein translation is MPTPVKDLMSHPPVTAPPDTTVPEAVRMLGARGIRRLPVVEGGRLVGIVTERDLKEAMPSASTTLSIWEITSALSRLTLREVMKTSVLTADEDAPLHDAAYTMLRHRVGGLPVVNDRHEVVGVVTVTDVLREYVRLSGLGREEAGERLPDPTSSR
- a CDS encoding iron ABC transporter permease, coding for MSSPYTARRALLVGLLLAGLTGLACVLALGLGAVRTPAADVLRVLAGGGDSLTRQLVLDLRVPRVLVSLLCGAMFAASGAIMQGVIRNPLASPDLIGVGAGAGLAVTVFLLAWPGAPVGGLPWAALAGAWGGFGLVLLLAREWRGVSLNSLHPVRLALVGVAVAAALGVWQQLVLVRAPDGLGTALTFLAGTVYGADADRVARVLPWALVLLPAALLLSRTLDVLGLGEDLATSLGTRVGAARLLSLGVGVALAGAAVTGAGILGFVGLLAPHLARLLVGGRHARLVPVSMLLGALLVLAADTLGRTLLPPVEVPAGVFTTLVGAPYFLYLLRRSA
- a CDS encoding universal stress protein produces the protein MFKHILVTTDGSPLGGLALPHAADLARQYGATLSLLYVVPPPQLGVFAEGAAYVYDYPEERERLIEEGARLLDEARRDIDFPEARVVCRETDGRPVAEVIADEVGRSGADLVVMSTHGRGGLAHLLLGSVAEAVLKRVHVPVLLVRGPGEVAKGRPTRQSQARS